The nucleotide sequence TGCCTGCTGATCTCGCTCGTCGGCCTCTGGCTGTTCCGCCGCGGCCGCACCCCGCGCGCCCGCTGGTTCTTCCCCGTCGCGACGGCCGGGCTCGCCCTGCCCTTCCTGGCCAACAGCGTCGGCTGGATCTTCACCGAAATGGGCCGTCAGCCCTGGTCGGTGTTCGGCGTGCTCAAGACCGCCGGCTCGGTGTCCCCCACGGTCCCCGCGAGCAGCGTCCTGACCTCACTGATCGTGTTCACCCTGCTCTACGGCGTCCTTGCGGTCGTCGACGGCGTCCTGATGGTCCGCTACGCCAAGGCCGGTCCGCTGCCACCGGAAGGACCCGCAGCCGAGTCCGACGAGCCGCGCCCCGCGGCCTTCGCCTACTGACGGAGCACCGCCATGGCCCTCACCGACATCTGGTTCCTGCTCATCGCGGTCCTCTGGACCGGCTACTTCGTCCTCGAAGGCTTCGACTTCGGTGTCGGCACCCTGCTGCGCGTCCTCGGCCGCGACGACACCGACCGCCGCGTGCTGATCAACACGATCGGCCCGGTCTGGGACGGCAACGAAGTCTGGCTGCTCGTCGCCGGCGGCGCCACCTTCGCCGCCTTCCCGCTCTGGTACTCGAGCCTGTTCTCCGGCTTCTACCTGGCCCTGCTCCTGGTGCTCGTCGCGCTGATCCTGCGCGGGGTCGCGTTCGAGTTCCGCGGCAAGCTCGACAGCCCGCGCTGGCGCAACACCTGGGACTGGATCATCGTGTTCGGCTCCGCCGCGCCCGCGCTGCTGTGGGGTGTCGCGTTCGGCAACATCGTCCACGGCGTCCCGCTCGACGCCCGGCACCACTTCACCGGCACGTTCTTCACCCTGCTCAACCCCTACGCCCTGCTCGGCGGCCTGGCCACGCTCAGCCTGTTCTCCTTCCACGGCGCGGTGTTCCTCACCCTGAAGACCACCGGGGAGATCCGCGGCCGGGCCCGCACACTGGGCCGCGCGCTCGGCGGCACGGCGATCGTCTTCGGCGGCGTCTTCCTCACCTACACCGCCATCGAACACGGCGGCTGGGCGTGGCTCACCTCGGCGCTCGCCGCGGCCCTGCTCGTCGCCGCGGTCCTGTTCGCCACCGGCGAGCGGGACGGGTTCGCCTTCGCGAGCACCGCCGGCGCGATCATCGCCGTCACGTTCACGCTGTTCTGGTCGCTGTACCCGAACGTCCTGCCCTCGACCACCGACCCCGCGTTCAGCCTCACCACGACGAACGCCTCGTCGACGCCGTACACGCTGCAGATCATGACCTGGGTGGCCGTCGCGTTCACCCCGATCGTGCTGGCCTACCAGGCCTGGACGTACTGGGTGTTCCGCAAGCGCATCAGCCGCGCCTCGATCCCCGCCGGCGGCGGCCTGCCCGTGGCCGGCCGGTGAAGCCCCTCGACCCGCGGTTGCTGCGCCACGCGAGCGCCGTCCGGCCGTTCATCCTCGCCTGCGCCGCCCTCGGCGTGCTCACCGCGATGCTGGTGCTCGCCCAGGCGGAACTGCTGGCGAAGACGATCACGTGGGCGTTCCTCGACGGCTTCCCGCTGCACAGCCTGACGCTGCTGCTCGGCATGCTGCTGCTGGTGGTGCTCGCCAGGGCGGGGATCACCTGGCTGTCCGAGACGACCGCGCACCGCGCCGCCGCCCGCGCCCTCTCGCAACTGCGGGAGACCGTGATCGCGGCCGCGCTGCGCATCGGACCGCGGCAAGCGGACCGGTCCCCCGCCGAGGTCGCGGCCCTGGCCACCCGCGGCGTCGACCGCCTGGAAGGCTACTTCGCCCGATATCTACCGCAGTTGCTGATCGCCTCGGTCGTGCCCTTGGTGGTCGGGGTGCGCATCCTGCTCGCCGACTGGGTCGCCGCGGTGATCGCCGGCTTCACGGTGCCGCTCATCCCGATCTTCATGATCCTCATCGGCCTCTACACCCAGCGTGACGTCCGGCGGCAGTGGAAGACGCTTTCCGTACTGGGGAACCACTTCCTCGACCTCGTCGCCGGGCTCGCCGAGCTGACCGCGTTCGGCCGGGCCCGCGCGCAGATCCGGTCGCTGCGGGAGATCACCGAGAAGTACCGCACCCAGACCCTGCGCACCCTGCGCGTCGCTTTCCTGTCCGCACTGGCCCTCGAACTGCTGGCCACCCTGTCGGTCGCCGTCGTCGCCGTGTCGATCGGGCTGCGCCTGCTGGCCGGCGAACTCGACCTCCAGACCGCGCTCGTAGTGCTGATCCTCGCGCCCGAGGTCTACCTGCCGCTGCGCGCGGTCGGCGCGCGGTTCCACGACAGCGCCGAAGGCCTCGCCGCGGCCGAAGAGATCATCGCGCTCGCCGGCACGCCCACCGGCGACACCGGCACGCGCACGGTTCCCGACCTCACCCGCGTAGCGCTGCGCTGCGAAGACGTCACGGTCGAGGGCCGCTCCGGGCCGATCCTGGACGGGTTCAGCCTGCGGGTGCCGCCCGGCGAGGTGGTCGGGGTGACCGGGCCGAGCGGTGCGGGCAAATCGACCCTGCTCGACCTCCTCCTCGGCTGGCGGCGGCCCGACGGCGGCCGGATCCTCATCGGCGACACCGACCTGGCCGACATCGGCCGCGCCACCTGGCACCGCCGCATCGCCTGGGTGCCGCAGCAGCCGCACCTGGTCGCCGAAACGGTGGCCGGGAACATCCGTCTGGGCTCCCCCGACGCGACCGACGACGAAGTCCTCGCCGCTGCCGACACCGCGGCGCTGGACGTGCCGCTGTCC is from Amycolatopsis mediterranei and encodes:
- the cydB gene encoding cytochrome d ubiquinol oxidase subunit II, which produces MALTDIWFLLIAVLWTGYFVLEGFDFGVGTLLRVLGRDDTDRRVLINTIGPVWDGNEVWLLVAGGATFAAFPLWYSSLFSGFYLALLLVLVALILRGVAFEFRGKLDSPRWRNTWDWIIVFGSAAPALLWGVAFGNIVHGVPLDARHHFTGTFFTLLNPYALLGGLATLSLFSFHGAVFLTLKTTGEIRGRARTLGRALGGTAIVFGGVFLTYTAIEHGGWAWLTSALAAALLVAAVLFATGERDGFAFASTAGAIIAVTFTLFWSLYPNVLPSTTDPAFSLTTTNASSTPYTLQIMTWVAVAFTPIVLAYQAWTYWVFRKRISRASIPAGGGLPVAGR